GATGAGGTTGTTGGCGAGCATGTAGTTCTCGACTTCCTCGCCGGAAATGTCGGCGAGCATCACACCGTCGATCTCCACGCAGGGCGAAAGGGGCTGGCCGGACTTGCGCACCATCTCCTCGTAGTTGGCGCGGACATTGATGATGTCGATGTCCTCAAACTCGAGGCCGTGCTTGCGCATGATGGCACGGACGCCGTTGGACCAACCGCAGTGCGGCTTCAGGTAGGCTTTGATTTTCATGGATGAAAGTGCGTGGATTTTACGACCCGGCACAACTTATGCGGCATCATTTCTTCTTCAACTCATTCTTTTGTTCCGCCTAATCTGACCGTCCTTCCTCTGTGCCCGACGCTTTCCCGAATCTTTCCCCCGCCCAAGCCTCCGAGTTCGCCAAGCTCGGGCTGGCGAACGTCCACCGCGAATACCCGCACCTGCTGACACATCCCGTGAACGACGCCGGGGATGTCCGCTCGCCGCGGCAGCTCCACCCGGCCTTCTATGGCAGCTACGACTGGCATTCCTGTGTCCACCAGCACTGCATGCTGGCGCGGCTGGCCCGGCTGTTTCCCACCCTGCCCGAGCGTCCGGAGATCGACCTCGCGCTCCGGGAGAACCTGTCGGTGGCCAACATCGCGGCGGAGACCGCCTACTTCACCGCTCCGGGACGCAGCTTTTTTGAGCGTCCCTATGGCTGGGCCTGGTTGCTGAAGCTCGACGAGGAGCTCCGCCGCTACGATCCCGCGCTGGCCACCAATCTCGCCCCGCTGGTGGCCGTCATGCGCGCCGGCCTGATGGCTTACCTGCCCGCCCTCACCCACCCGGTGCGCCACGGCGTGCATAATAACACCGCGTTCGCGGTGAAACTGGCCCTCGACTACGCCCGCGCGGCCGACGACCAGGAGCTGAAGCTCTTCTGCACGAGCCGCATGGCCTACTGGTTTGGCCATGATACCGACTATGGCGCGCGCTGGGAACCCTCGGGCGAAGACTTCCTGTCGCCTGCGCTCACCGAAGCCGAGGTGATGGCCGCGGTGCTGCCGCCGGACAATTTCAGCCGCTGGCTGAGCCGTTTCCTGCCCAACCTGCACACCGGCGAGCCGGTGAAGCTCTTTACGCCCGTGCGCGTGAGCAACCCCTCCGACGCGAAGATTGCGCACCTCATCGGCCTCAATCTCAACCGCGCCTGGTGCTGGCGCCGCATCAGCCTCGCGCTGGCCGAATCCGACCCGCGCCAGACCCGCGCCCGCGAGGCCGCCGTGCGTCACCTGGAGGCGGCCTTGCCGATGATCGACGTGAGCGACTTCAACCGCGCGCACTGGCTGGCGTCGTTCGCGGTGTATGCGCTGACCGAATCGTGAGCCACGCTCCCGGTTCAGGCTTATGGGTTGGGGGGGCTGGTTCTGGGGGGTATCCCCGGGTTTCGCCATTTGCGGCCGCGATGGATTCTTTCCAATAACCCTCAGTTCATCACCCATCGCTCTTCCCCATGTCCACCATCCTCCTCCTCACGCTCTCCAACGTCTTCATGACCTTCGCG
The DNA window shown above is from Oleiharenicola lentus and carries:
- a CDS encoding glutaredoxin family protein, which produces MKIKAYLKPHCGWSNGVRAIMRKHGLEFEDIDIINVRANYEEMVRKSGQPLSPCVEIDGVMLADISGEEVENYMLANNLIKPSDAPVNVATNAGCSDAEHAAMQAKPVRFF
- a CDS encoding DUF2891 domain-containing protein; amino-acid sequence: MPDAFPNLSPAQASEFAKLGLANVHREYPHLLTHPVNDAGDVRSPRQLHPAFYGSYDWHSCVHQHCMLARLARLFPTLPERPEIDLALRENLSVANIAAETAYFTAPGRSFFERPYGWAWLLKLDEELRRYDPALATNLAPLVAVMRAGLMAYLPALTHPVRHGVHNNTAFAVKLALDYARAADDQELKLFCTSRMAYWFGHDTDYGARWEPSGEDFLSPALTEAEVMAAVLPPDNFSRWLSRFLPNLHTGEPVKLFTPVRVSNPSDAKIAHLIGLNLNRAWCWRRISLALAESDPRQTRAREAAVRHLEAALPMIDVSDFNRAHWLASFAVYALTES